A single window of Drosophila suzukii chromosome 3, CBGP_Dsuzu_IsoJpt1.0, whole genome shotgun sequence DNA harbors:
- the Ent3 gene encoding equilibrative nucleoside transporter 4 has translation MDVGGQETTYEPLDGRGSGRSRSTHSATGPGLRHPGSMDSPEFDTRAPKDQRHSVYLALLAAGIGFVLPYNSFIIAADYWQARFPGRPVALDMSMTYIFVAFATVLMNNIVLSVAPFQSRVLFGYMISFTTLIFVAVCEVAWHMFASNTAYLVNMSAVALTAIGCTVQQSSFYGFASMLPKQYTQAVMAGESIAGFLVSSNRVVTKLLINNDRVSTVIFFLTSTLYILFSYLLHVATINSPFVRFHVEACSKIVLRPDEQEVDGVPSSTRYGVLSMDGTHTTTTAVGPPGTGNTLSFSNPVYELSNPTAGESSIEALGQLPELPATPPAQEPTTPTTVAFKVEHVITPRRCRPSKLGDIREGFVTRWRVAQVIYPHMVCIALAYCVTLSLYPGIEVEVQSCALRSWMPVLLMFCFNTSDVVGKILAASPYPWSRRQLILLSGLRIVLVPLLLLCCAPRQRPVISGETAPFVFTIALGITNGLAGSLPMMLAPAKVPGTLKEVTGNIMTLSYNVGLTVGSLIGYVFESMLGPQLVNPCPSYPYVPASMLEQFHGHGHGHGHLPHPLPLTSTSTMSPPTTGATTLAPLLLNTTMLTLGSSSSTTSTASPALATVITTTALALYSTVATGSAEVINATISSILSTVTSSVGDISDEMTTDPQTQDALLDSI, from the exons ATGGATGTGGGTGGACAGGAAACCACCTATGAGCCGCTGGATGGACGGGGCTCTGGGCGTTCGAGGAGCACCCATTCCGCAACTGGACCCGGTCTGAGGCATCCTGGCAGTATGGACAGTCCCGAGTTCGACACACGGGCCCCCAAGGATCAGCGGCACTCCGTCTACCTGGCTCTTTTGGCAGCGGGCATTGGATTTGTTTTGCCCTACAATAG TTTTATCATTGCGGCGGATTACTGGCAGGCTCGTTTTCCTGGTCGTCCGGTGGCCCTGGACATGTCGATGACGTACATCTTCGTGGCTTTCGCCACCGTGCTGATGAACAACATAGTGCTGTCGGTGGCCCCTTTCCAGTCGCGAGTGCTCTTCGGCTACATGATATCCTTCACCACGCTGATCTTCGTGGCCGTCTGCGAGGTGGCCTGGCACATGTTCGCCTCCAACACCGCCTACCTGGTGAACATGTCCGCCGTGGCCCTGACCGCCATCGGGTGCACCGTGCAGCAGTCGAGCTTCTACGGATTCGCCTCCATGCTGCCCAAACAGTACACCCAGGCGGTGATGGCCGGCGAGAGTATCGCCGGATTCCTGGTGTCTTCCAACCGAGTCGTTACCAAACTGCTGATCAACAACGATCGCGTGTCCACGGTCATCTTCTTTCTGACCTCCACGCTCTACATACTCTTCAGCTACCTGTTGCACGTGGCCACCATCAACTCGCCGTTTGTGCGGTTCCATGTGGAGGCCTGCTCAAAGATAGTCCTCCGGCCGGATGAG CAGGAGGTAGATGGAGTTCCAAGTAGTACTCGATACGGGGTGCTCTCAATGGACGGCACGCACACCACGACCACAGCGGTGGGTCCACCAGGCACCGGAAATACCCTGAGTTTTAGCAACCCCGTCTACGAACTGTCCAATCCGACTGCCGGCGAGAGCAGCATCGAAGCCTTGGGACAACTTCCCGAGCTTCCGGCCACACCCCCCGCACAGGAGCCCACAACGCCCACGACTGTGGCCTTTAAG GTGGAGCACGTGATCACCCCACGCCGTTGCCGACCGAGTAAGCTGGGGGACATCCGCGAGGGGTTCGTGACCCGGTGGCGGGTGGCCCAGGTGATCTACCCGCACATGGTGTGCATCGCCCTCGCCTACTGCGTGACCCTCTCCCTGTATCCGGGCATCGAGGTGGAAGTGCAGTCCTGCGCCCTCCGCTCCTGGATGCCGGTGCTGCTGATGTTCTGCTTCAACACGTCGGATGTGGTGGGAAAGATCCTGGCCGCCAGTCCGTATCCGTGGTCGCGTCGCCAGCTGATCCTGCTGTCGGGGCTGAGGATCGTCCTGGTGCCGCTGCTCCTCCTCTGCTGTGCTCCTCGCCAGCGGCCAGTGATCTCCGGCGAAACAGCGCCCTTTGTCTTCACCATCGCTCTGGGTATCACCAACGGATTAGCCGGCAGCTTGCCCATGATGTTGGCCCCGGCAAAGGTGCCGGGAACTCTGAAGGAGGTCACTGGCAACATAATGACCTTGTCGTATAACGTGGGCCTGACGGTGGGCTCCCTGATTGGATACGTCTTCGAGAGCATGCTGGGGCCGCAGCTGGTGAATCCCTGTCCCTCGTATCCCTACGTGCCCGCCTCGATGCTGGAGCAGTTCCATGGTCACGGGCATGGACATGGCCACCTGCCGCATCCGCTGCCGCTGACGAGCACCAGCACGATGAGTCCACCAACCACGGGGGCCACCACGCTGGCGCCACTCCTGCTCAACACCACGATGCTCACCCTCGGCAGCTCCAGCTCCACCACCAGCACCGCCAGTCCGGCACTGGCCACCGTGATCACCACCACGGCCCTGGCGCTCTACAGCACGGTGGCCACCGGGAGTGCCGAGGTGATCAACGCCACCATATCCTCGATCCTGTCCACGGTGACCAGTTCGGTGGGCGATATCAGCGACGAGATGACCACGGATCCCCAAACGCAAGATGCGTTGCTGGATAGCATCTAA
- the LOC108020268 gene encoding protein terminus has product MARRTQSRFIFEIVENSRVFRHQFFANGSRRADCATCESRVPASEPYNHHWRNDIKNNRSYCIQLGSEEKQILKTIEDQAIEEFILCDGSITARTNDFLLDSGIDAVPQLLRFLSFATDKLEASVGFYVDVKKERMYYESSPLNIENHFDIGEAVDMIFSMLLEKISNYVLLHHKDPLEACVIRRMKVTVKRFCHSPKSKSIPVSKLPLQYQVKNAAECLERGSNKLSSDLIKLVETYINQEEPGRPIPSTLKVNLYSFRVCSTSKELYVVPHLLSGDDVDNTPTFIIQTDVVGGFQGLLEVRNIRKFLKVDSQDRVFECRQCQSHFVDRVHFALHKQIACGRNFMVWSMDKDAIELHENCLPLPKEYFKYEWVGLASKRN; this is encoded by the coding sequence ATGGCCCGTCGAACACAATCGCGCTTTATCTTCGAGATCGTGGAAAACTCGCGAGTTTTTCGCCACCAGTTTTTCGCCAACGGTTCAAGGAGAGCGGATTGTGCCACCTGTGAAAGTCGAGTTCCAGCCAGCGAACCCTACAATCATCACTGGCGAAATGATATCAAGAACAACAGAAGCTATTGCATTCAGCTGGGTTCCGAGGAAAAGCAGATCCTGAAAACGATCGAGGATCAGGCTATCGAAGAATTTATCCTATGCGATGGAAGCATCACAGCCAGAACAAACGACTTTCTCTTGGATTCTGGGATCGATGCGGTTCCCCAATTGCTCAGATTCTTAAGTTTTGCTACTGATAAATTAGAGGCCTCTGTTGGGTTCTATGTGGACGTGAAAAAAGAGCGTATGTACTACGAAAGCAGCCcattaaatattgaaaaccACTTTGATATTGGCGAGGCGGTCGACATGATATTCTCCATGCTTTTGGAGAAGATAAGTAACTATGTCCTGCTTCATCATAAAGATCCATTGGAGGCGTGTGTTATCAGAAGGATGAAGGTGACTGTAAAGAGATTTTGCCACTCCCCCAAGAGCAAGTCCATACCTGTTTCCAAACTTCCTCTACAATATCAAGTGAAAAATGCAGCTGAATGCCTTGAAAGAGGAAGTAATAAATTGTCCTCCGATTTAATAAAGCTTGTGGAAACGTATATTAATCAGGAAGAACCTGGACGACCTATTCCTTCAACTCTGAAGGTAAACCTCTACAGCTTTCGGGTTTGTAGCACCTCCAAAGAATTATATGTTGTGCCCCATTTACTTAGTGGAGACGACGTGGACAACACGCCCACCTTTATTATTCAAACGGACGTGGTTGGTGGATTTCAGGGTCTGCTGGAAGTCAGGAATATAAGGAAGTTTCTGAAAGTGGACAGCCAGGATAGGGTATTCGAATGCCGCCAATGCCAGTCCCACTTCGTCGACCGCGTCCATTTCGCTCTCCATAAACAGATCGCCTGTGGGCGAAACTTTATGGTGTGGAGCATGGATAAGGACGCCATCGAGTTGCACGAGAACTGTTTGCCCTTGCCAAAGGAATACTTCAAGTACGAGTGGGTTGGATTGGCTAGCAAGcgaaattaa